In Priestia megaterium NBRC 15308 = ATCC 14581, the following proteins share a genomic window:
- the ytaF gene encoding sporulation membrane protein YtaF gives MITFSLLILAFAVSLDSFSVGLTYGLRKVKIPLKSIFIISCCSAFSLMFSMFLGKVLTHLFSVDVLNKVGGGILVLLGMWILYQFFCPADSPRVKEEKTLVKIEIKSIGLVINVLKKPIAADLDNSGSINGIEAFILGIALSLDAFGAGFGAALLGYSPYALAIAVALMSSLFLSAGIQFGKVFSRLSWMKMFSFVPGVLLIILGIFRF, from the coding sequence ATGATAACATTTTCTTTACTTATTCTTGCTTTTGCCGTAAGTCTTGACAGCTTTAGCGTTGGCCTGACATACGGACTTCGAAAGGTGAAAATCCCGCTGAAATCCATTTTTATTATTTCATGTTGCTCAGCATTTTCTTTAATGTTTTCTATGTTTTTAGGAAAAGTACTTACGCATCTATTTTCAGTGGATGTACTAAATAAAGTAGGCGGAGGTATTCTTGTTCTGCTTGGGATGTGGATTTTATACCAGTTTTTTTGTCCGGCAGATTCACCTCGAGTGAAAGAAGAAAAAACATTAGTAAAAATTGAAATTAAGTCAATTGGCCTAGTCATTAACGTATTAAAAAAGCCAATTGCAGCAGATTTAGATAATTCAGGTTCCATCAATGGTATTGAAGCATTTATACTTGGAATTGCATTATCTCTTGATGCATTTGGAGCGGGGTTTGGAGCGGCTTTATTAGGTTATTCGCCGTATGCTCTAGCAATTGCTGTAGCTCTTATGAGTTCTCTTTTTTTAAGTGCGGGCATACAATTTGGCAAGGTTTTTTCACGTTTATCATGGATGAAAATGTTCTCATTTGTACCAGGAGTTCTGCTCATTATTTTAGGTATTTTTAGATTTTAA
- the coaE gene encoding dephospho-CoA kinase (Dephospho-CoA kinase (CoaE) performs the final step in coenzyme A biosynthesis.), whose product MSIVIGLTGGIASGKSTVTGMLRDINIPVIDADHIAKEVVEPGKEAYKQIVETFGRSILHENAEINRAALGEIVFYQEEERKKLNAIVHPAVRKEMLSQKESYIEEGYEAVVLDIPLLFESDLTHLVDKVVVVYVDESVQLERLKSRNSLSTEDAYARIHAQLPLIQKVALADAVINNNGPVEETKQQLLSILALWLD is encoded by the coding sequence ATGTCAATTGTAATTGGATTAACAGGCGGAATTGCAAGCGGGAAAAGTACGGTAACCGGAATGCTACGAGATATCAATATTCCAGTAATCGACGCTGATCACATTGCAAAAGAAGTCGTAGAACCAGGAAAAGAAGCATACAAACAAATTGTCGAGACGTTCGGCCGTTCTATTCTTCACGAGAACGCGGAGATCAATCGAGCGGCTTTAGGGGAAATTGTGTTTTATCAAGAGGAAGAACGTAAAAAGTTGAATGCAATTGTACATCCTGCCGTAAGAAAAGAAATGCTTTCTCAAAAGGAAAGCTATATAGAGGAAGGTTACGAAGCCGTTGTATTAGATATTCCGCTGCTGTTTGAAAGCGATTTGACACATTTAGTCGATAAAGTAGTAGTTGTATATGTCGATGAGTCTGTGCAGCTAGAAAGGTTAAAGTCGCGTAATAGCCTCTCGACGGAGGATGCTTATGCGCGTATCCATGCACAGCTGCCTTTGATTCAAAAAGTAGCCTTAGCCGATGCGGTGATCAATAACAACGGTCCTGTGG